The stretch of DNA AAAAAAAACAATGATAGAATTATTTTCAGAGATTGCAAAAATTCACGGACTTAGTAAGTCTGTTGGAGAAGTTTATGCAGTGATTTATTTAGCAGACAAACCCTTATGCATAGATGACATAATGAATGAGTTAGGCATAAGCAAGGGGAATGTCAGCATGAATTTAAATAAACTTGAAAAATTAGGATTTATAAAAAAAGTATGGATTAAAGGAGAAAGAAAAAACTATTATGAATCCATAGATGGGTTTTCTTCCATCAAAGACATAGCAAAGAAAAAATACAATATCATATCAAAAGTCTACGATAAATTGATAGAATTAAAAGAAAAATCCGATGAAAATGAGAAGGAGCTCCTATCTAAAAAACTCAGGAATATTGAAAAAATGAGGGATATTTCAAAAAAAATATTGGATATGCTTGAAAGTGTGGATATGGAATAAATAAGTGATAAATATTAGTTTTCGGTGGTAACATATGCTTGAAAAGATTTTAAGAAGAACTGCCCGTTTTTCAGAAAAAAAGCCTTTTGTAATGGTAACTATTGTCCTGATAATTACAGTTCTTGCGGGATTGGCTGCAACGAACATAAAATCCCAAACTTCATTTGAAAAAATGCTTCCACAGGATGACCCCATTATAAAAACGCTATATGAAGTTAGGGATAACTTTGGAGGGACCGATGTAATTACAATTTGTATAAAGTTAAAACCCTCAGACAGTTTTGATAAAGTAAATGATATACGAGACCCTCGAGTTTTGCGTTATATAAAATTCTTAGAAGAAGATTTAAATGGAATTGATGGAATTACAAGTATAAATTCGCCAGCAGATATAATTATTCAAAAAAACGGCGGAAAAGTTCCAAATGACCTAAATACTGTAAAAGAAATATATGACTCGCTACCTGATAAGGAGAAAAGCCGAATTTTTAATTCCGAATACTCTATGGTAACAATTAATGCATTTACCGATGCAGGAGGTGACCAAAACAAACTTTTGAGGGTAATGGATAATGTAAATGAAAGAATTGATGATTCTCCAACGCCCCCAGGTGTTGAGGTTATATGCACAGGAACCCCTCCAATGAGAAAATTGATGGATAATCTTATGAAAGAAAGTCAGTCATTTACAACAGCCCTTGGTGGTATTGGCGTATTGCTTATATTATTTTTGTATTTCAGAAAACCGATTTCCGCGGTTATGCCACTTATGCCAGTGATAATTGCGGTTATATGGACTGGGGGTATTATGGGAATATTTGGAATTCCATTGGATATGGCAACAGCAGGTATTGGCTCATTGCTTCTTGGTATGGGTATAGATTATGGTATTCACCTGATGCATAGATATGAAGAAGAGAGGAAAAAAAAGAATGAACCTATGGATAAAGCCATAGAAACAGCCGTTGTAAGCACTGGAACAGCAGTATTTGCTACAACAGCCACAACAGTAGTTGGTTTTCTTGCACTTGTATTTGCCCCCCTACCTATGATGGCTAATTTGGGAAAGGTGTGTGCTCTTGGTATATTCTTCTGTATGGTTTCTGTAATTACACTACTTCCAGCACTGATTATAATTGAAGAACGATATGTTATGCCATTTTTTAAAAAAATTAAAAATAAAAGGTAAAATAATTCAATTTAAAAGGTGAAAATATGGGATTGTCAAAAATTAAAAATAAAATAAAAAGTAAAATGAAAAATAAAACTGAAAGTAAATTAAAAACTAAAATTAAAAATAAAAAATAAAAAGTAATATGAAAAGTAAAATAAACTTGAACATTAAAACAAACATTAAAAAATATATCACTATGACAGTATTTTCATCAATATTACTATCCTTATTAATATCAAGTGCCTGTGCTTTACAGGTTGATGACCCCCAATATCGAGTGGATAAATTAATACCTAATGAAACTTCCCCCAATATAATCCATCCAGGAGATGATGTAGATTTGTGGTTCAAAATAACTAATAACAACTACAACGACGAGATAAAAGATATAAGGGTATCAATTACACCACATTATCCCTTTGAAATAAAACAGGTAAATCCTATAAAAGGAACAGCAACTATATCTCATTTAAATATTGGTGAAAGCGATACTGCGTATTTTAAACTTCATGTAAATGAAGACGCACCATCTCGGGATTATAGAATTGATGTAAAAGTATCCTATGATGAAGTTGAACATGAAAATGGAGAAGATATAACTACTCACCACGAATGGACAAAGATATATTATTTACCAGTATATGGAACTGCCAATTTTGAGATAAATACAAAAAATGATATTTCACTAACTCC from Methanothermococcus okinawensis IH1 encodes:
- a CDS encoding GbsR/MarR family transcriptional regulator, with translation MEELKKTMIELFSEIAKIHGLSKSVGEVYAVIYLADKPLCIDDIMNELGISKGNVSMNLNKLEKLGFIKKVWIKGERKNYYESIDGFSSIKDIAKKKYNIISKVYDKLIELKEKSDENEKELLSKKLRNIEKMRDISKKILDMLESVDME
- a CDS encoding efflux RND transporter permease subunit, whose protein sequence is MLEKILRRTARFSEKKPFVMVTIVLIITVLAGLAATNIKSQTSFEKMLPQDDPIIKTLYEVRDNFGGTDVITICIKLKPSDSFDKVNDIRDPRVLRYIKFLEEDLNGIDGITSINSPADIIIQKNGGKVPNDLNTVKEIYDSLPDKEKSRIFNSEYSMVTINAFTDAGGDQNKLLRVMDNVNERIDDSPTPPGVEVICTGTPPMRKLMDNLMKESQSFTTALGGIGVLLILFLYFRKPISAVMPLMPVIIAVIWTGGIMGIFGIPLDMATAGIGSLLLGMGIDYGIHLMHRYEEERKKKNEPMDKAIETAVVSTGTAVFATTATTVVGFLALVFAPLPMMANLGKVCALGIFFCMVSVITLLPALIIIEERYVMPFFKKIKNKR